One Rhizoctonia solani chromosome 1, complete sequence DNA window includes the following coding sequences:
- a CDS encoding protein argonaute 2: protein MPPQQRGGRGRGGGGDRGGAPGGRGGGPPGGGDRGGFRGGGRGGGDRGGSGGRGGPPGGGDRGGYGDRGGYRGRGGDRGGGGGRGGDRGGRGGGRGGGGFAPRYEAVHAPQYHPDPTPATGVTAPTIAPGVKTVGVKRPAARGTAGTPLTITTNNFKVTLPEATFHHYDDIKTDKAMPIKWNQELIRVLQESIAPTVFTPRAVYDGRKNLFASRRLPLAGGDGNSQTFDIALEPARPGGRPPKTHKVALKHVATINPVLLQRYQAGQQSIDNDVLTAVTAVNVVVRMDPVSQYPFNTRSFFTDKEVLPIGGTMAWLFPISSTGSGIDAYQHRHIYRRNVFPGPMIGVCQQILHNNSPNSLVPGQGLSDRDRLKLQRFLSSVRFVTTHREKNGQVSKKPKVLKKITSQSANTLRFTNSEGNEMSVAQYFQSLGTQLQYPNYVCIETSSGAAYPIEVCSIIPGQLMRKQVPPELTNSVLTFSTKRPQERLNSIVAGHSVLQYGQSEYMREFGMNVCQHPEKCLARVLPTPAINYGQNSKYRQIRPKDGSWNLRDQKFFEGAQCTGWALVIYDTRGIRQEDAQEIVRGLKEQADLLGIRQISNNPPILFPPAQHLDIAQHLHQAGQQVFQKTKSPPSLIVVVLPENSADLYQAVKHFGDVSRGVATQCLKSSKCRGAKAQYWANVCLKINAKLGGVNSILDPNAPNIRFLTDTANPSIVLGADVMHPAPGAQGRPSFASVVGSIDSNAAHYTAISQAQDSRVEMIHDLEGMVYEVLGRHAWWKTNHEKKKGGFPKRLIYYRDGVSEGQFPQILSIELPAIQAACKRHKINPTITVVVVGKRHHVRFFPTHGGEDRSGNCPAGTVVDDVVGHPTEFDFYLQSHGGLLGTSRSSHYNVLFDQNNFTPDGLQAVSFALCHVYARATRSVSIPAPVYYADIVCERAKNHYDPSVGYNSIDETETVASGATGSAIQRYKDLFRPAHDGQRYKM from the exons ATGCCCCCACAACAGCGCGGTGGACGTGGTCGCGGCGGAGGCGGTGATCGTGGTGGAGCCCCCGGAG GCCGCGGTGGTGGCCCTCCTGGAGGTGGAGACCGTGGCGGATTCAGGGGAGGGGGTCGCGGTGGAGGAGACCGCGGTGGTTCTGGTG GTCGCGGTGGTCCTCCTGGGGGCGGAGACCGTGGAGGATACGGGGACCGTGGCGGATACAGAGGCCGTGGCGGAGATCGCGGTGGGGGAGGTG GTCGTGGTGGTGATCGCGGAGGACGAGGCGGCGgacgaggtggaggtggattcGCCCCGCGCTATGAGGCAGTACATGCACCTCAGTATCATCCCGATCCGACACCTGCAACCGGAGTCACCGCGCCTACTATTGCACCTGGTGTAAAGACCGTTGGTGTCAAAAGACCAGCTGCTCGTGGTACGGCTGGTACCCCATTGACTATTACCACCAATAATTTCAAGGTCACTCTTCCCGAAGCAACCTTCCACCATTACGATG ATATCAAGACGGACAAGGCAATGCCAATCAAATGGAACCAAGAACTGATCCGTGTACTTCAAGAAAGCATCGCTCCTACCGTTTTTACTCCCCGTGCTGTCTACGATGGTCGAAAGAATCTATTCGCGAGTCGTCGTCTCCCCCTCGCTGGTGGTGATGGTAACTCCCAGACA TTCGATATCGCGCTGGAACCAGCTCGCCCGGGTGGCCGCCCGCCGAAGACCCATAAGGTCGCCCTCAAGCACGTTGCAACAATCAATCCCGT TCTCCTTCAACGGTATCAAGCAGGACAGCAATCCATCGACAATGACGTCCTTACTGCTGTCACCGCAGTAAACGTTGTGGTCCGCATGGACCCAGTCTC GCAATACCCATTCAATACTCGTTCGTTCTTCACTGACAAGGAAGTGCTTCCTATCGGCG GAACTATGGCGTGGCTATTTCCAATCAGTTCGACCGGGTCTGGCATCGATGCTTATCAACATCGACATATCTACAG GCGCAAT GTATTCCCCGGACCGATGATTGGCGTGTGCCAACAAATCCTACACAACAATAGCCCCAACTCACTTGTACCTGGACAAGGCCTCTCTG ATCGTGATCGACTCAAGCTCCAGAGGTTCTTGTCCAGCGTTCGCTTCGTTACGACACACAGGGAGAAGAATGGCCAAGTCAGCAAAAAGCCGAAGGTCTTAAAAAAGATTACATCTCAGAGTGCCAACACCCTCAGATTCACGAACTCCGAAGGAAACGAAATGTCGGTTGCTCAATACTTCCAATCGTTGGGTACCCAGCTCCAGTACCCCAACTATGTTTGCATCGAG ACTTCATCCGGAGCAGCATACCCCATCGAAGTTTGCTCGATTATCCCCGGGCAGCTGATGAGAAAGCAAGTCCCACCAGAGTTGACCAACTCTGTACTTACTTTCTCGACAAAG AGGCCCCAAGAGCGTTTGAATTCGATCGTTGCAGGACACTCG GTCTTGCAATATGGGCAATCTG aatatatgcgcgaGTTTGGCATGAACGTCTGTCAGCACCCCGAAAAATGCTTGGCTCGCGTTCTTCCGACTCCAGCTATCAACTATGGCCAAAATAGCAAATATAGGCAAATT CGGCCAAAGGACGGGTCCTGGAATCTTCGGGACCAGAAATTCTTCGAGGGTGCTCAGTGTACTGGATGGGCATTAGTCATATACGACACTCGCGGCATTCGGCAAGAAGACGCCCAAGAAATTGTAAGGGGGCTCAAAGAACAGGCCGATCTGCTAG GTATCCGACAAATCTCGAACAATCCTCCTATTTTGTTCCCACCCG CTCAGCACTTGGATATTGCTCAG CATCTTCATCAGGCAGGACAACAAGTGTTCCAGAAAACGAAGTCCCCGCCTAGTCTTATCGTTGTCGTTCTCCCAGAAAATTCTGCCGATTTGTACCAAGCGGTCAAACA CTTCGGAGATGTTTCC CGAGGCGTTGCGACCCAATGTCTGAAATCAAGCAAATGCAGAGGCGCCAAAGCTCAATACTGGGCCAACGTATGCTTAAA AATTAACGCAAAACTCGGGGGGGTCAATAGTATCCTCGATCCCAACGCTCCTAACATTAGGTTCCTCACGGACACAGCCAACCCGTCGATCGTATTGG GCGCCGACGTGATGCACCCTGCCCCTGGGGCTCAAGGTCGTCCTTCCTTTGCTTCAGTCGTTGGCAGCATTGATTCAAACGCGGC CCATTATACTGCGATTAGCCAAGCCCAAGACTCTCG TGTGGAAATGATCCATGATCTTGAGGGCATGGTGTACGAAGTTCTCGGGCGCCATGCTTGGTGGAAGACGAACCacgagaagaagaagggcGGATTCCCTAAGCGACTGATCTACTACCGCGACGGTGTTTCTG AGGGCCAGTTCCCTCAAATCCTCAGCATCGAGCTGCCAGCTATACAAG CTGCGTGCAAGCGGCATAAGATCAACCCTACCATTACGGTTGTGGTAGTTG GAAAACGCCACCACGTTCGTTTCTTCCCAACGCATGGTGGGGAGGACAGGAGTGGCAACTGCCCTGCAGGAACGGTTGTTGACGACGT GGTCGGACAT CCAACCGAGTTCGATTTCTATTTGCAAAGTCATGGTGGTCTCCTCGGAACTTCGCGCTCTTCGCACTACAA CGTCTTATTTGATCAGAACAATTTTACCCCTGATGGCTTGCAAGCAGTTTCTTTTGCCCTCTGTCACGTATATGCAAGGGCGACCCGCTCCGTCTCTATCCCTGCCCCCGTCTATT ACGCTGATATCGTATGCGAGCGGGCGAAGAACCACTATGACCCATCTGTTGGCTATAACTCGATCGATGAGACTGAAACTGTGGCGAGCGGCGCGACTGGTTCTGCCATCCAGCGCTACAAGGACCTATTCAGGCCAGCACATGACGGACAGCGCTATAAGATGTAG